From Verrucomicrobia bacterium S94, the proteins below share one genomic window:
- a CDS encoding sensor histidine kinase, whose translation MSIIRCRFFRFVFILSAVFGAVELCRATAIETLTQLRALPREKAALGRPVSVEGQVLWVHPLSAGLFLHDGKKGAYVQNPKGKLPFSDYRAGHWIRVSGITAKGGFSPSILAEEITFLEEKPLMEAHHFFPHQVYSTDIDCDWVILRGRFISSKTIPEYSIIMLELDMNGVRLLVQLVDSPENRKRLPEVMYRQVRFNAVAGTLYNDEGQFTGRLFFVSSLEGVTIDREPEGDGEQKLVPIHELLRNGANYKDTVSTYGTVTHATGSEIFLRGERTSLKASILEPADVEEGDRIRLSGLVAPEPLGPAFLAREVQLIERRHEPVATLPVVLGREIEAKLNYELITLDVQLVDIGKSFNAKGDRSSERVTLLCRAGKYLVEARLPEGEDVRREWSIGSTLRLSGICHLVIAPAERWRMRGNINTLWLQLRDGSDVTVLNPPPWWTTTRVLWIAGTATGLSLLFLVWVVVLRNTVARQTRIIRDQVERETILNERQRIARELHDNLEQGLAGMVLQLKGLMKLVENSLKQRLESMKRDGADPDRMAEEAKEEANKYKRSIEVILKMITHCSSEVRSSILDLRGGLLERMDFISAAEETLMPLVEECGASLDIAVRGESRRLKQSVERSLLQLLKEAVSNAARHASPGVIEVVLDYQSMEKLQIFIRDDGCGFDVNTPPKPGHFGLLGMQERIGKLNGRLEIRSQVGEGTLICLELPADGLNGDG comes from the coding sequence ATGAGTATCATTCGTTGTCGGTTCTTTCGTTTTGTATTTATTCTGTCCGCCGTTTTCGGGGCTGTCGAACTGTGCCGGGCTACTGCCATTGAGACGCTTACGCAGTTGCGCGCTCTTCCCCGGGAAAAGGCTGCATTGGGAAGACCGGTATCGGTTGAGGGGCAGGTGCTTTGGGTTCATCCGCTGTCGGCCGGACTTTTTCTTCATGATGGGAAAAAGGGAGCGTATGTTCAGAATCCTAAGGGGAAGCTTCCGTTTTCCGATTATCGGGCGGGGCATTGGATCCGTGTTTCGGGAATAACTGCAAAAGGTGGTTTTTCACCTTCGATTCTGGCGGAGGAGATTACGTTTCTCGAAGAGAAGCCTCTGATGGAGGCCCATCATTTTTTTCCGCATCAGGTATACAGTACTGATATCGATTGCGACTGGGTGATTCTTCGGGGACGTTTTATTTCCAGTAAAACGATTCCTGAATATTCCATCATCATGCTGGAACTGGACATGAACGGGGTGCGGCTGCTGGTTCAGCTTGTTGACAGTCCGGAAAACCGGAAACGGCTGCCGGAGGTTATGTATCGGCAGGTGCGGTTTAATGCGGTGGCCGGAACACTGTATAATGACGAGGGGCAGTTTACCGGCCGTCTGTTTTTTGTCAGTTCGCTGGAGGGGGTCACAATTGATCGCGAACCGGAAGGCGATGGTGAGCAAAAACTTGTGCCTATCCATGAGCTATTGCGAAATGGTGCAAACTATAAAGATACTGTATCAACTTATGGAACGGTGACGCATGCGACCGGGTCCGAGATTTTCCTGCGCGGGGAACGAACGAGTCTTAAAGCGTCAATTTTAGAGCCGGCAGATGTTGAAGAAGGGGATCGGATCAGGTTATCCGGTCTGGTGGCTCCGGAGCCGCTGGGACCCGCTTTTCTGGCCCGGGAGGTACAGCTGATTGAGAGGCGGCATGAGCCGGTTGCGACTCTGCCGGTTGTGCTGGGCCGGGAGATTGAGGCCAAACTGAATTATGAGCTCATTACGCTGGATGTGCAGCTGGTGGATATCGGGAAATCGTTCAATGCAAAAGGTGACCGTTCTTCCGAGCGGGTAACGCTGTTATGCCGGGCCGGAAAATATCTGGTTGAAGCCCGGTTGCCGGAAGGGGAGGATGTGCGGCGTGAATGGTCGATCGGTTCAACGCTGCGTCTCAGCGGAATCTGTCATTTGGTCATTGCTCCTGCCGAGCGCTGGCGAATGCGGGGTAATATTAATACCCTGTGGCTGCAGCTCCGTGACGGTTCTGATGTTACGGTACTGAATCCGCCGCCGTGGTGGACGACAACGCGGGTGTTGTGGATAGCGGGAACCGCCACTGGATTATCACTGCTGTTTCTGGTCTGGGTGGTGGTGCTGCGGAATACGGTTGCGCGGCAGACCCGGATCATCAGGGATCAGGTAGAGCGGGAAACAATATTGAACGAACGGCAGCGAATTGCGCGGGAACTGCATGATAATCTGGAGCAGGGGCTGGCAGGGATGGTTCTGCAGCTGAAAGGTTTAATGAAACTGGTGGAAAACAGTCTGAAACAGCGCCTTGAGTCGATGAAGAGGGACGGCGCCGATCCGGACCGAATGGCGGAAGAAGCGAAGGAGGAGGCAAATAAATATAAACGTTCCATTGAGGTGATTTTAAAAATGATTACGCACTGCAGTTCGGAAGTACGTTCTTCCATTCTGGATCTGCGGGGCGGTCTGCTGGAACGTATGGATTTTATTTCTGCCGCGGAGGAAACGCTGATGCCCCTGGTCGAGGAGTGCGGGGCTTCATTGGACATTGCGGTGCGAGGAGAATCCCGGCGGTTGAAACAGTCGGTTGAGCGCAGTCTATTGCAGCTGTTGAAAGAGGCGGTGAGCAATGCCGCGCGGCATGCTTCTCCGGGCGTCATTGAAGTGGTGCTGGATTATCAGTCCATGGAAAAACTGCAGATTTTCATCCGGGATGACGGTTGTGGTTTTGATGTGAATACGCCGCCGAAGCCTGGGCATTTCGGTCTGCTGGGTATGCAGGAGCGTATCGGTAAACTGAATGGAAGATTGGAAATCAGGAGTCAGGTCGGGGAAGGTACGCTGATTTGTCTTGAGCTGCCGGCAGATGGTTTGAATGGAGATGGCTGA
- a CDS encoding AraC family transcriptional regulator, protein MTQQYAPIYREQGKTYHADSCDPLIDAVHNGELELAALGRGNYPGEPIPGSILPGLRSLGYWDAKQQQNWGLPWHRNEGIELSFLETGSMPFCVDNKELILTPGDFSITRPWQPHRLGNPNIGIGKLHWIIIDVGVRQPHQEWKWPDWLVILPDDLAELTACLRENEQPVWNAGNEIRDCFRQIGTTTRDRKSLSRLAVYTNELLLHLLDLFRDQNVSRTKSLTDAQRSVELFLESLKASYADEWTLESMAESCGLGVTRFVHYCRQLTNLTPQQYLNQLRLDAAAQLLKTDKSVTDIAMECGFSTSQYFATAFKKQYGKTPREFRKSG, encoded by the coding sequence ATGACGCAACAATATGCCCCAATCTATCGGGAGCAGGGAAAGACCTATCATGCCGACTCCTGCGATCCCCTGATCGACGCTGTGCACAACGGCGAACTTGAACTGGCAGCACTGGGCCGCGGCAACTATCCCGGCGAACCGATTCCCGGATCTATTCTTCCCGGATTACGCTCCCTGGGCTACTGGGATGCCAAACAGCAGCAGAACTGGGGCCTCCCCTGGCACCGGAATGAAGGCATCGAACTCAGTTTTCTCGAAACCGGTTCCATGCCGTTCTGTGTGGATAACAAAGAACTCATCCTTACTCCCGGCGATTTCTCCATTACCCGCCCCTGGCAGCCGCACCGGCTCGGAAACCCGAACATCGGCATCGGAAAACTCCACTGGATCATTATCGATGTCGGCGTCCGGCAGCCGCATCAGGAATGGAAATGGCCGGATTGGCTGGTGATTCTGCCGGACGACCTTGCGGAACTGACCGCCTGTCTGCGTGAAAACGAACAGCCCGTCTGGAATGCCGGCAACGAAATTCGCGACTGTTTCCGGCAGATCGGCACCACCACCCGCGACCGGAAAAGCCTATCCCGTCTGGCCGTCTATACCAACGAACTGCTGCTCCACCTGCTGGATCTCTTCCGCGACCAGAACGTGTCCCGAACCAAATCACTCACTGATGCTCAGCGCAGTGTTGAACTGTTTCTGGAATCGCTGAAAGCCAGCTATGCCGATGAATGGACGCTGGAATCGATGGCGGAAAGCTGCGGGCTCGGTGTTACACGATTTGTGCACTATTGCAGACAGCTTACCAATCTGACGCCGCAGCAGTATCTCAATCAGCTCCGGCTCGACGCTGCGGCGCAACTGCTGAAAACAGATAAAAGCGTTACCGATATCGCCATGGAATGCGGCTTCTCCACCAGCCAGTATTTTGCAACCGCCTTTAAAAAACAGTATGGAAAAACCCCGCGCGAATTCCGGAAATCCGGTTAA
- a CDS encoding 16S rRNA (uracil(1498)-N(3))-methyltransferase yields the protein MRINSLVDAAELEKEIALLSPEESHHLARVLRVLPGQEITLFDGQGGVAEGLIETVSKTAVEVRISSRRKVPEPEIGIDLIQAVPKPDRWELVLQKAVELGATTIQPVLTKHTAFRPNPKKQDRWNKIVLNAAQQCEVRWLPDLRPLAAYESVLPALGHYDLVLIGSLYEGAKPFREVPVAGKSRVALLIGPEGDFTETEVQAAVDAGAVPVSFGERILRTETAAIFGLSVLAYELL from the coding sequence ATGCGGATAAATTCATTAGTTGATGCGGCGGAACTGGAGAAGGAGATCGCGCTTCTTTCTCCGGAGGAATCGCATCATCTTGCCCGTGTACTCCGGGTGCTTCCCGGACAGGAAATAACGCTGTTTGACGGGCAGGGCGGTGTTGCCGAAGGCCTGATTGAAACGGTTTCAAAAACAGCCGTCGAAGTCCGTATTTCCAGCCGGAGGAAGGTGCCGGAACCTGAAATCGGAATTGATCTGATTCAGGCGGTTCCGAAACCTGACCGTTGGGAACTGGTACTGCAGAAGGCGGTGGAGCTGGGCGCAACGACAATTCAGCCCGTATTGACGAAACACACCGCCTTTCGCCCCAACCCGAAAAAGCAGGATCGGTGGAATAAAATTGTGCTCAATGCGGCGCAGCAGTGCGAAGTACGCTGGCTGCCGGATCTTCGGCCGCTGGCGGCATATGAGTCGGTTCTTCCGGCTCTTGGGCACTATGATCTCGTACTGATCGGTTCGCTGTATGAAGGGGCAAAGCCTTTCCGGGAAGTCCCGGTGGCAGGGAAATCGCGCGTTGCCCTGCTGATCGGTCCCGAGGGGGATTTTACAGAAACTGAAGTGCAGGCGGCCGTCGATGCCGGAGCGGTTCCGGTTTCTTTCGGCGAGCGGATACTGCGGACGGAAACCGCCGCAATTTTTGGTTTAAGCGTACTGGCCTATGAGCTACTTTAA
- a CDS encoding sugar phosphate isomerase/epimerase, with protein sequence MKIGCFALVQPFLPVAEQLKRIKEMGVDYADVTDSHDGGSLGVEYGFAESLSLDSHPAKIRQMAADAGIELTAFCAHANLLDPVSPDIYSTHQIIKAVRLAAECGINHVITTEGDPKTEFGHNLTPEERIFAITERLHVPIQWAEELGVKLLIEPHGIVTDNVDQMEKLLDKLGHEDSVGICLDTGNSWLGGAEPLDFIKRFGTRIQHVHWKDMPEEWVEKRGKEFGCGMAVIPLGDGVIDIPAIVDELKSIGFDGATTLEIAGEENIKTSIERLRGWIG encoded by the coding sequence ATGAAGATTGGATGCTTTGCACTTGTACAACCGTTTCTGCCGGTAGCGGAACAGTTGAAACGGATTAAGGAAATGGGCGTTGATTATGCGGACGTCACCGACAGCCACGACGGCGGAAGTCTGGGAGTGGAATACGGTTTTGCCGAAAGCCTGAGCCTGGATTCACACCCGGCGAAAATCAGACAGATGGCTGCCGATGCGGGGATTGAACTGACGGCTTTCTGTGCTCACGCCAATCTGCTGGATCCTGTTTCGCCGGATATTTATTCCACGCACCAGATCATCAAAGCGGTTCGTCTTGCCGCTGAATGCGGCATTAATCATGTCATTACCACGGAAGGTGATCCGAAAACGGAATTCGGCCACAATCTCACACCGGAAGAACGCATTTTTGCGATCACTGAACGCCTGCATGTTCCGATTCAGTGGGCAGAGGAACTGGGGGTTAAACTGCTGATTGAGCCGCATGGTATTGTGACCGACAATGTTGATCAGATGGAAAAGCTGCTGGATAAACTGGGGCATGAAGATTCCGTTGGAATCTGTCTCGATACGGGCAACAGCTGGCTCGGCGGCGCGGAACCGCTTGATTTTATCAAACGGTTCGGAACCCGTATCCAGCATGTGCACTGGAAAGATATGCCGGAAGAGTGGGTGGAAAAACGCGGAAAAGAATTCGGCTGCGGTATGGCGGTTATTCCGCTGGGCGACGGTGTGATTGACATCCCTGCAATTGTCGATGAATTAAAATCAATTGGTTTTGACGGGGCCACTACGCTGGAAATTGCCGGCGAAGAAAACATAAAAACATCCATTGAACGCCTGCGCGGCTGGATTGGATAA
- a CDS encoding DUF2384 domain-containing protein encodes MKEPVIYPTAEKNRALMVEEPAALFGRVDSREQVIRKIKKGLPAASFEKLRAEFGVTAAELAATLNINMRTLARRKQSGRLNVDESERVYRLARLFQIGLNLFQDPELTRRWFAAPKAIFGGLTPLNYADTEPGAQEVEKQLRRIGHGVFY; translated from the coding sequence ATGAAAGAACCTGTAATATATCCAACTGCAGAAAAAAACCGCGCCCTGATGGTCGAAGAACCTGCAGCTCTTTTCGGCCGGGTGGACAGCCGCGAACAGGTGATCCGTAAAATTAAAAAAGGCCTGCCGGCAGCCAGTTTTGAAAAGCTGCGCGCTGAATTCGGAGTAACCGCCGCCGAGCTGGCGGCCACGCTGAATATCAATATGCGCACCCTCGCCCGCCGGAAACAGAGCGGCCGGCTGAATGTGGATGAGTCTGAACGGGTTTACCGCCTCGCGCGTCTCTTCCAGATCGGGCTGAATCTTTTCCAGGATCCGGAACTGACGCGCCGCTGGTTTGCCGCACCGAAAGCAATTTTCGGCGGGCTGACCCCGCTCAATTATGCGGACACCGAACCCGGTGCCCAGGAAGTTGAAAAACAGTTGCGCCGCATCGGCCACGGCGTCTTTTATTAA
- a CDS encoding ParA family protein codes for MKTTVVALANQKGGVGKTTTAINFSACLAEKRKKVLLIDLDPQANATSGLGLEKSAGASIFPALLGETDGMSLIQETGIKNLDIIPSELDLAGAEIAIAREEDYLHRLQKALAPVIESGTYDYIIMDCPPSLGILFMNALNIAHEVIIPIQCEYLALEGLGVMVDIVNQISEAGNPNLHISGILMTMYNVSTNLSQQVVQEVVKHFGDRVFETLIPRNVRLSEAPSFGKPVIEYDPHCVGSAAYRNLAKEFIKRRKKDAARATEAVPQLSDIVTSEEDHSDTSD; via the coding sequence ATGAAAACGACTGTTGTTGCACTGGCAAACCAGAAGGGGGGCGTGGGGAAAACCACCACGGCGATCAACTTTTCAGCCTGTCTGGCGGAAAAACGTAAAAAGGTGCTGTTGATCGATCTTGATCCGCAGGCGAATGCCACGAGCGGCCTCGGTTTGGAAAAGAGTGCGGGGGCCAGTATTTTTCCCGCTCTTCTGGGAGAGACCGACGGAATGAGCCTGATTCAGGAAACCGGCATCAAAAACCTCGACATCATTCCTTCCGAGCTGGATCTGGCGGGTGCGGAAATCGCCATTGCCCGGGAAGAGGATTATCTGCACCGTCTGCAGAAAGCACTGGCTCCGGTGATAGAGAGCGGAACGTATGATTATATCATCATGGACTGTCCGCCATCGCTGGGCATTCTGTTTATGAATGCGCTGAATATCGCTCACGAAGTCATTATTCCGATTCAGTGTGAATACCTCGCGCTCGAAGGGCTGGGTGTGATGGTCGATATCGTAAATCAGATTTCCGAAGCCGGGAACCCGAATCTGCATATCAGCGGCATTCTGATGACGATGTATAATGTCAGCACCAACCTTTCACAGCAGGTGGTTCAGGAAGTGGTGAAACATTTCGGCGATCGGGTTTTTGAAACACTTATTCCGAGAAATGTTCGCCTTTCTGAAGCGCCCAGTTTCGGCAAACCGGTCATAGAATACGATCCGCACTGCGTCGGTTCGGCCGCTTATCGTAATCTCGCGAAGGAATTCATTAAGCGGCGTAAAAAGGATGCCGCGCGGGCGACGGAAGCCGTGCCGCAGCTGTCTGATATTGTGACCTCAGAAGAGGATCATTCCGATACTTCGGATTAA
- a CDS encoding DUF1080 domain-containing protein has translation MAATAVSVLMVSGSLLAEEQPMLPSGWRVHDTTRPQPPKVQAGITDSAAPSDAIVLFDGTSLDAWESKEGGPAKWKVENGYMEVVPKAGNILTRQSFGDIQLHLEWMVPEKNGAKPHGLGNSGVFLMNQYEIQIHDSWENPVYPDGMAGAVYGQFPALVNAAKKPGEWQSYDIVFKAPVFKGKQLVTPAYVTVFHNGVLIQNHTELYGPNTFGRAPYYRPHAAEMPLRLQDHGQKVRFRNIWVREL, from the coding sequence ATTGCTGCGACGGCAGTGAGCGTTTTGATGGTATCGGGCAGCCTGTTGGCTGAGGAGCAGCCGATGCTTCCGAGTGGTTGGCGTGTACATGATACCACACGTCCGCAACCGCCTAAGGTACAGGCGGGAATAACCGATTCGGCGGCTCCTTCTGATGCGATTGTACTTTTCGATGGAACCAGCCTGGACGCCTGGGAATCAAAAGAGGGCGGACCCGCGAAATGGAAAGTGGAAAACGGTTATATGGAAGTGGTTCCTAAAGCCGGAAATATTCTGACCCGACAGTCCTTCGGGGATATACAGCTGCATCTTGAATGGATGGTTCCCGAAAAAAACGGGGCCAAACCGCATGGTCTTGGAAACAGCGGGGTTTTTCTGATGAATCAGTATGAAATCCAGATTCACGATTCGTGGGAAAATCCGGTTTATCCCGATGGGATGGCCGGGGCGGTTTACGGGCAGTTTCCGGCCTTGGTCAATGCGGCGAAAAAGCCCGGCGAATGGCAGAGTTATGATATTGTTTTCAAAGCTCCGGTATTCAAGGGAAAACAGCTGGTAACGCCGGCCTATGTGACTGTATTTCACAACGGGGTTCTAATTCAGAACCATACGGAGCTCTATGGACCGAACACCTTCGGAAGAGCTCCTTATTACCGGCCGCATGCCGCAGAAATGCCGCTTCGTCTGCAGGATCATGGACAGAAAGTCCGCTTTCGGAATATCTGGGTGCGGGAACTGTAG
- a CDS encoding response regulator transcription factor: MDEEISVLVVDDNFLLRMGMKEIISQEGGLKPVGAAANSIEALELVRKFRPKVVTMDYQMSGEDGVECTRKMLAEFPETKVIMLSVFDSEEDIWRAVQAGVSGYLTKKAGEVEGIVEAIHTVMKGGTYFPARIAQKLAQRKEQEELTPRELEVLEFLAGGNSNKEIAEILGISLGTVKVHIQNLREKLGAVDRTDAVAIGFKRGVLRLEE, encoded by the coding sequence ATGGATGAAGAGATAAGCGTTCTGGTGGTGGACGATAACTTTCTGCTCCGCATGGGAATGAAGGAAATCATTTCCCAGGAGGGCGGACTTAAACCGGTCGGAGCCGCCGCAAACAGTATTGAGGCACTGGAGCTGGTCCGGAAGTTTCGGCCGAAGGTTGTAACGATGGATTATCAGATGTCCGGGGAGGACGGGGTGGAATGTACCCGTAAGATGCTTGCAGAGTTTCCTGAAACAAAGGTCATCATGCTTTCCGTTTTTGATTCTGAAGAGGATATCTGGCGGGCGGTTCAGGCGGGCGTCAGTGGTTATCTCACAAAAAAAGCCGGTGAAGTTGAAGGTATTGTGGAGGCGATTCATACGGTAATGAAGGGCGGAACCTATTTCCCGGCACGGATTGCACAGAAACTGGCGCAGCGGAAAGAGCAGGAGGAATTAACGCCGCGCGAACTGGAAGTACTGGAATTTCTGGCGGGCGGAAACAGCAATAAAGAAATTGCCGAGATTCTGGGGATCTCTCTGGGTACCGTTAAAGTGCATATTCAGAACCTGCGCGAAAAACTGGGCGCGGTTGATCGCACGGATGCGGTCGCTATTGGATTTAAGCGCGGCGTGCTTCGTTTGGAGGAGTGA
- a CDS encoding Gfo/Idh/MocA family oxidoreductase, translating into MNLTRRAGLFSGAALTAGSLIPGRVLGANEKLNCGIIGAGGMGRMCVGACGHQNIVAFADVDDTRAAPSYEKYPNVPRYRDFREMLDKHYKELDVVLVSTPDHTHFAATLAAMERGLHVFTQKPLTHDIWQARTLQKAAQKYAVKNIMGNQGRCFDGIRQIKEWIDAGLLGDVVEVEAWTVRPYPGWGTPTGPFPRPPQPVPETLDWENWQGPVPHRDYNECYLPNKWRAWWDYGNSAMGDIGCHLLDSVYWACDLTGPVSVKAEAKIFHDQVTGPKGIVQFNYPARGKHVPLTVKWYEGGLKPERPEDFDYGSELPNEGILIKGTKRTIYHPGIRAENPVILMSRKDWYSFRKTELPEPTIPRLKSKSPVTELFNAIKGGPKVGSDFDYAAPLTELCCLGGIARRTGKQCDWDPESMTFRDASLNRYVKQPVRKGWDVGVDLWKKA; encoded by the coding sequence ATGAATTTGACGAGACGAGCTGGGCTGTTTTCCGGGGCGGCACTTACTGCGGGATCACTGATTCCCGGACGGGTGCTGGGTGCAAATGAAAAGCTGAATTGCGGCATTATCGGTGCAGGCGGTATGGGGCGGATGTGTGTCGGGGCCTGCGGGCATCAGAATATTGTCGCATTTGCCGATGTTGATGATACCCGTGCGGCACCCTCCTATGAAAAGTATCCGAACGTTCCGCGCTACAGGGATTTTCGCGAAATGCTGGATAAGCATTACAAAGAGCTGGATGTGGTGCTGGTATCTACTCCGGATCATACGCATTTCGCGGCAACATTGGCGGCGATGGAACGCGGGCTGCATGTCTTCACTCAAAAACCGCTGACGCATGATATCTGGCAGGCGCGAACGCTGCAGAAAGCCGCACAGAAATATGCGGTGAAAAATATCATGGGTAACCAGGGCCGCTGCTTTGACGGGATCCGTCAGATCAAAGAGTGGATTGATGCCGGACTGCTGGGGGATGTGGTTGAAGTGGAGGCCTGGACGGTGCGTCCGTATCCCGGCTGGGGAACCCCGACCGGGCCTTTTCCGCGTCCGCCACAGCCGGTTCCGGAAACGCTGGATTGGGAAAACTGGCAGGGGCCGGTTCCTCACCGGGATTATAACGAATGCTATCTGCCGAATAAATGGCGTGCGTGGTGGGATTACGGAAATTCAGCGATGGGCGATATCGGTTGTCATCTGCTGGATTCCGTTTACTGGGCCTGCGATTTGACGGGACCGGTTTCGGTCAAGGCTGAGGCGAAGATTTTTCATGATCAGGTTACGGGGCCGAAAGGTATTGTGCAGTTCAACTATCCGGCCCGCGGAAAACATGTGCCTCTGACGGTTAAGTGGTATGAAGGCGGTCTGAAACCCGAAAGGCCGGAAGATTTTGATTATGGCTCCGAACTACCGAATGAAGGTATTCTGATTAAAGGGACCAAGCGTACGATCTATCATCCCGGTATCCGTGCGGAAAATCCGGTGATTCTGATGAGCCGGAAAGACTGGTACAGCTTCCGGAAAACCGAACTGCCGGAACCTACGATTCCGCGCCTGAAATCCAAGAGTCCGGTGACCGAGCTGTTCAATGCGATTAAAGGCGGGCCGAAGGTTGGTTCCGACTTTGACTATGCTGCACCGCTGACGGAACTTTGTTGTCTGGGGGGTATTGCCCGCCGTACCGGAAAACAATGTGACTGGGATCCTGAAAGCATGACGTTCAGGGATGCTTCGCTCAATCGGTACGTCAAACAACCGGTTCGCAAAGGCTGGGATGTTGGCGTGGATCTTTGGAAAAAAGCGTAA
- a CDS encoding RES domain-containing protein: MLICWRLVHSAYLADAFSGEGARLAGGRWNSEGFAVIYTAESLSLSLLEIIVHLEFKETLNLYKAIPIRVPEKKIEAIDTAALPPDWNSPLPHPATLLSGNNWLRNQSSPALRVPSAIVPIESNILLNPVHPDFQSLEIGEPVDLPVDPRVLDKLK; this comes from the coding sequence ATGCTGATCTGCTGGCGACTGGTTCATTCGGCCTATCTGGCCGACGCGTTCAGCGGCGAAGGCGCCCGGCTCGCCGGCGGCCGCTGGAACTCCGAGGGCTTTGCCGTAATTTACACGGCCGAATCGCTGTCTCTCTCCCTCCTCGAAATCATCGTTCACCTTGAATTCAAGGAAACGCTGAACCTTTATAAAGCCATCCCAATCCGGGTTCCTGAGAAAAAAATCGAAGCCATCGATACTGCTGCACTGCCCCCCGACTGGAACAGCCCGCTTCCCCATCCGGCCACCCTGCTTTCGGGCAACAACTGGCTGCGAAACCAAAGTTCGCCGGCGCTTCGGGTTCCGAGTGCCATCGTCCCCATTGAGTCCAATATCCTGCTGAACCCGGTGCATCCGGATTTCCAATCTCTGGAAATCGGCGAGCCCGTAGACCTTCCGGTCGATCCGCGGGTATTGGACAAACTGAAATAA
- a CDS encoding Gfo/Idh/MocA family oxidoreductase: protein MRTTRKNFLKSSALLGTAAGFPAIVPSTVFGEQAPSNKVNIGVIACGGRGNSCGEYLYVPKAQIVAACDPKKGMLDARSNVWKVAQKDRYSDYRELLAREDIDAVNIATPDHWHVPMAMAAAKAGKDVLCEKPLGISIEQNLAARRIEKEYGRVFQYGTQQRSMQALRMGVEIVLNGHIGDVKEIYVWAPGGQHGGDPTEAPVPKDFDYELWTGPAPVRPYSKDRCMNKRGSWHIYDYSIGFLGGWGAHPLDQLQWWADEEDLGIPFEYKTTGSINYNDLFNTAYHWDMEARYKDGTQLFFMDTDTAKRVKKNPDMDQLAQFYNCTQFVGTKGWVAVAREGFKASAEAIRRTAKNPGPRRLPVSKDHKGNFVDCVLSRETPVSSLDSAIRSDIISHMGDIGIRTGEIVQWDAEKETVIGSDAARKMMHREMRAPYDRLMI, encoded by the coding sequence ATGAGAACAACACGTAAAAATTTTCTGAAATCCTCAGCTCTTCTGGGGACGGCGGCGGGGTTCCCGGCCATTGTTCCTTCAACTGTATTCGGGGAACAGGCTCCGAGCAATAAAGTGAATATCGGGGTAATTGCCTGCGGCGGTCGCGGCAATTCCTGCGGTGAATATCTTTATGTGCCGAAGGCACAGATTGTGGCGGCCTGCGATCCTAAAAAAGGGATGCTTGATGCCCGGTCGAATGTCTGGAAAGTGGCACAGAAAGACCGGTACAGCGATTACCGGGAACTGCTGGCCCGCGAGGATATCGATGCGGTTAATATTGCCACGCCGGATCACTGGCATGTGCCGATGGCCATGGCGGCGGCTAAAGCCGGTAAAGACGTATTGTGTGAAAAACCACTGGGTATCAGCATTGAGCAGAATCTGGCGGCGAGGCGGATTGAAAAGGAATACGGCCGCGTTTTTCAATACGGGACACAGCAGCGTTCAATGCAGGCTCTGCGCATGGGAGTGGAGATTGTGCTGAATGGGCATATTGGCGATGTGAAGGAAATTTATGTCTGGGCCCCGGGGGGACAGCATGGCGGGGATCCGACTGAAGCGCCGGTGCCGAAGGATTTTGATTATGAATTGTGGACGGGGCCGGCTCCGGTTCGTCCGTACAGCAAGGACCGCTGCATGAACAAACGTGGATCCTGGCATATTTATGATTATTCGATCGGATTTCTTGGCGGGTGGGGGGCACATCCGCTGGATCAGCTTCAGTGGTGGGCCGATGAAGAAGATCTGGGGATTCCGTTTGAGTATAAAACCACCGGATCCATTAATTATAATGATCTTTTTAATACGGCGTATCACTGGGATATGGAAGCACGGTATAAGGATGGAACCCAACTGTTTTTCATGGATACCGATACTGCCAAGCGGGTGAAAAAGAATCCGGATATGGATCAACTTGCGCAGTTCTATAATTGTACGCAGTTTGTCGGAACCAAGGGGTGGGTTGCGGTAGCCCGGGAAGGTTTCAAGGCTTCGGCAGAAGCGATTCGCCGAACGGCAAAAAATCCGGGACCGCGCAGGCTGCCGGTCAGCAAAGATCATAAAGGAAATTTTGTGGATTGTGTACTTTCGCGCGAAACGCCGGTTTCCAGTCTGGATTCGGCCATTCGGTCCGACATCATTTCCCATATGGGCGATATCGGCATTCGTACCGGCGAAATTGTGCAATGGGATGCAGAGAAGGAAACGGTGATCGGTAGCGATGCCGCCCGGAAAATGATGCACCGTGAAATGCGTGCTCCTTATGATAGGTTGATGATCTAA